One Bacteroidota bacterium genomic window, GAAGCCACACTTCTGTATAATCTCAGCTCGTTTCATTTTTTACAGGGAGACTACAAAAAGGCGTTGCAGGCCATTAACTTGATCTTGAACCGGCAGGCCTCCCCCATCCGGCAGGACATTGCGGATGCTGCCCGACTGATGGAAATGGCGATTCATTTGGACTTACACAATTTGGACCTAGTGGAGTCCTTGCAACGCGCCATGCACCGCCGATTGCGCCTTCATCCCCGGATCGAGGACTTTGAAAACATCCTCGTTCGGGGTCTCAAAAAGTGGTGGGAAGCCATTCCTGCGCAGCAGGATGCCATTCTCCGAGAGACATACCGCGAAATTTGGGAACTTGAAGGAGCAGGCAGCATCATTGGTCGGCAAGAAATCCTCTTGTGGCTACGCAGCAAAATCGATGGAATCTCCCCGGCAATCCTCATTCGAAAGGAGGGCCTTGGAGCCTTGAAGCTGTGAGATCCTGGGGTCGCTTGTTGCTTGACGACAACGACTTGGACAAAAAAATTGTAGCTTCGCAGCCTCAATCAACGCATTGCATGTATGGCCACGCTTGAAAACGATATCGTTCCACCGTCCAAAGATCTTGTCCGCGAACTGGCAAAACCGTTTCAAACGTGGTTCAGTCCCCGCATCTACGGGTTTGACAAAATCGAACGCGAGCGTCCGGCTTTGTATGTGAGCAACCACACAATCCTGGGCTTGACCGACGGATTTTTCCTCGGGCTGGAAATGTACCTGCAAAAGGACATCATGCTGCGCCCACTCGTGGACCACATGCATTGGGAGATTCCGTTTTGGCGGCAGCTGATCAAAAACGTGGGCATGGTTCCGGGTACACGTGAAAGTTGTGCCGCGCTCATGGAAGCCGGCGAACATGTACTCGTCTTCCCGGGAGGACGACGCGAAGTCTGCAAACAAAAAGGCGAAGCCTACCAATTGATCTGGCGCAACCGCACCGGATTTGCCCACATGGCCGTGGCCCATGGCTACGACATCATCCCGGTGGCGACCATCGGCGCCGAAGAAATGTTTGACATTCTCGTCGACGCCAAGGATGTGATGAATTCGCCGCTCGGTGCTTGGATTCAGAACTCTGGCTTCGCAGACAAATACTTGCATGGCGGCGAAAACCTTCCGCCCATCGTCAAAGGCATCGGTCGCTCCATCATTCCCAAGCCGCAGCGCCACTATATCATGGTCGGCGAACGCATAAACACGACGCGCTTCAATGGCGAGGCCCAGGACCATGAAGCTTTGGTCGGCGTACGGCAAGAGGTGGAGCATGCATTTGCAAGGATGTTTGAAGATTTGCAGGCTTTGCGGAAAAATGATCAGGACGAGGAATGGTGGCGCAAGATTCTCAAAAACTGGTAAAGGCCTGATCAACAGCCCCGAAACAGCATTCTGTAAAAAATTTTACCGCGCAGTAAGGGACAATCCACCTTCGGATGTCTTGGAGACGTACACCCTACATCTTCAAAGCGTTTGAAAAATGATGCCTTCCAATATCCGGCCCCCGAGCCATGCATGCGCCGCGCGCAATGTAAACTTCATCAACCCTCGGCCCAAATTTGCTTATCTTTCATCCTCCAAATCAGCATTATGAAAGGTAACAAAATCGTGTGGGCAACCTGCCTCCTTCTGCTCAGTCTCTCCATGGGCTGCAAGGAAGAGGTCGAATACGTTGCGCCCGACTCCAGCTTCGGGCTGATCTACGACCAGATTTTTGCGCCGAGTTGTGCGCTGAGTGGTTGCCACCTTGCACCTGTCAAAAAGCGGGACCTGCTTGGCGAACCGCCTTACCTCGCCGGCGAAGCGACCTTTGCTGCGCTGATCAATGTGACGCCGACGCAAACACAGGCTGCTTC contains:
- a CDS encoding acyltransferase family protein — its product is MATLENDIVPPSKDLVRELAKPFQTWFSPRIYGFDKIERERPALYVSNHTILGLTDGFFLGLEMYLQKDIMLRPLVDHMHWEIPFWRQLIKNVGMVPGTRESCAALMEAGEHVLVFPGGRREVCKQKGEAYQLIWRNRTGFAHMAVAHGYDIIPVATIGAEEMFDILVDAKDVMNSPLGAWIQNSGFADKYLHGGENLPPIVKGIGRSIIPKPQRHYIMVGERINTTRFNGEAQDHEALVGVRQEVEHAFARMFEDLQALRKNDQDEEWWRKILKNW